Below is a genomic region from Desulfofalx alkaliphila DSM 12257.
ATATACCGCAGAAGGTTTAATTTTTAACCATACTATGTATCCTTACTACACGGCTTTTTTACCCCCAGAAAGAGCAAAAAAAGTATTAGAGTCTATGAAAAATAATAATGCCACTGGTATTTATGGGCTAACAGGAATAATGGCCAGTAGTTTACCATTAAACGAATACATTCGATTTTGTTCTAACTGTCTAAGAGAAGACAAAATTAAATATGGCGAACTGTATTGGCATAGATTACATCAATTGCCTTGTGTTAATGTATGTGAAAAACACCAAACCCCTCTTCAATGTGTTTGGCAAGTA
It encodes:
- a CDS encoding TniQ family protein, producing the protein MLSFFPTPYEDELLYSVLARYHVRSGNTSSKTTMKELFGSSSITAVVELPANIDKLIERMPVNSKYTAEGLIFNHTMYPYYTAFLPPERAKKVLESMKNNNATGIYGLTGIMASSLPLNEYIRFCSNCLREDKIKYGELYWHRLHQLPCVNVCEKHQTPLQCVWQVENS